Proteins from a genomic interval of Liolophura sinensis isolate JHLJ2023 chromosome 3, CUHK_Ljap_v2, whole genome shotgun sequence:
- the LOC135464183 gene encoding galactose-3-O-sulfotransferase 3-like produces MEKITISSRTTFIGLATATVACVLLYSQDFLPLQRAHITWQNVFKGQKQQQHLQAPPSRASHTKCTLAHTSLAFLKVHKAGSTTIMNILQRFAWDNNLLVALPSPSHIIHSNFKNLLFLPKGRNSYDMLFNHVHHYDRKKFAKLLPADAKYIGIVREPLSLTISAFEYYRVVWRLKRYTKIPGNDKLREYLRHREKYDNSPGSFTNNRMAFDFGLPGRMFRNRTFITKYLKKLDSEFDLVMILEYFAESLIFLKRLMCWKLKDVLYIKRNAMKNKRPHIVFSKEELSYHKNFSMADTMLYDHFLSRFKLRLTQENREFWEEVSVFKGMLGKTESYCLSVKNNGTDTHANSSLLFQETKFNDVFAINRNDCSLMLISEIPFVRKSRWKHAQMLSDANKKTFTG; encoded by the exons ATGGAAAAGATAACTATATCAAG TAGAACCACATTTATTGGTCTTGCAACTGCCACTGTTGCATGTGTTCTACTCTACTCTCAAGATTTTCTTCCCTTACAACGGGCACATATAACGTGGCAGAATGTGTTTAAGGGCcagaagcaacaacaacacctccAAGCTCCACCATCTCGTGCATCTCATACAAAATGCACGCTTGCGCACACCAGCCTAGCGTTTCTCAAGGTGCACAAAGCCGGGTCCACTACCATCATGAACATCCTACAAAGATTTGCATGGGACAATAACCTGTTGGTAGCCCTGCCTTCTCCTAGCCACATAATACACAGTAACTTTAAGAATTTGCTGTTCCTTCCAAAGGGACGCAACTCGTACGACATGCTGTTCAACCACGTGCATCACTATGACCGGAAGAAGTTCGCTAAACTTTTACCAGCGGACGCAAAGTACATCGGCATCGTTAGAGAGCCGCTTTCGCTGACGATATCGGCGTTCGAGTATTACAGAGTGGTTTGGCGTTTGAAGCGTTATACCAAGATTCCAGGAAATGATAAGTTAAGAGAATATTTACGTCACCGGGAAAAGTACGACAATTCACCTGGATCCTTCACCAATAATCGCATGGCTTTTGATTTCGGGTTACCTGGTCGCATGTTCCGTAATCGAACTTTTATCactaaatatctaaaaaaactGGACTCGGAATTTGACCTGGTGATGATATTGGAATATTTCGCCGAATCTCTGATTTTCCTCAAACGCTTGATGTGTTGGAAGCTCAAAGACGTGCTCTACATCAAAAGGAACGCCATGAAAAATAAGAGACCCCATATTGTTTTCAGCAAAGAGGAATTGTCGTATCATAAAAACTTTTCAATGGCGGACACCATGTTGTACGACCACTTCCTGAGTCGATTCAAGCTAAGACTAACACAAGAGAACAGGGAATTTTGGGAGGAAGTTAGTGTCTTTAAGGGTATGTTGGGGAAAACAGAATCATATTGTCTTAGTGTAAAAAACAATGGCACGGACACTCATGCCAACAGCTCTTTGTTATTCCAAGAAACAAAATTCAACGATGTTTTCGCAATAAATAGAAATGACTGCAGCCTCATGCTTatttcggagataccatttgtGAGAAAATCACGATGGAAACATGCCCAAATGCTTTCCGACGCAAACAAGAAAACTTTCACCGGTTAA
- the LOC135463496 gene encoding ribosome-binding protein 1-like: MASTTVLCHLYVDARKGDGQRYDTRKGDGQWYDVRKGDGQRYDVRKSDGQRYDVRKGDGQRYDVRKGYGQRYDVRKGDGQRYDVRKSDGQRYDVRKSDGQRYDVRKGDGQRYDARKGYGQRYDVRKGYGQRYDVRKGDGQRYDVRKGDGQRYDVRKGDARERVMGSGMMPGRVMDSGMMSGRVMDSGMMLGRVMDSGMMSRRVMDSGMMSGG; this comes from the exons ATGGCGTCGACGACAG TGCTGTGTCACCTCTATGTGGATGCCAGGAAGGGTGATGGACAGCGATATGATACCAGGAAAGGTGACGGGCAGTGGTATGATGTCAGGAAGGGTGATGGACAGCGGTATGATGTTAGGAAGAGTGATGGACAGCGGTATGATGTCAGAAAGGGTGATGGGCAGCGGTATGATGTTAGGAAGGGTTATGGACAGCGGTATGATGTCAGGAAGGGTGATGGGCAGAGGTATGATGTTAGGAAGAGTGATGGGCAGCGGTATGATGTTAGGAAGAGTGATGGGCAGCGGTATGATGTCAGGAAGGGTGATGGGCAGCGGTATGATGCCAGGAAGGGTTATGGACAGCGGTATGATGTCAGGAAGGGTTATGGACAGCGGTATGATGTGAGGAAGGGTGATGGGCAGCGGTATGATGTCAGGAAGGGTGATGGGCAGCGGTATGATGTCAGGAAGGGTGATGCCAGAGAAAGGGTGATGGGCAGCGGTATGATGCCAGGAAGGGTTATGGACAGCGGTATGATGTCAGGAAGGGTGATGGACAGCGGTATGATGTTAGGAAGAGTGATGGACAGCGGTATGATGTCACGAAGGGTGATGGACAGTGGTATGATGTCAGGAGGGTGA